The stretch of DNA aaagATCTGTGCAATCTTGATCCTACCACAGATTAGGAGGACGACTGCGAAACGAATTCCCAGGAAAACGtttcgtctgagcatcaatagcactaTCATGAATCAATCCAGCtagaaaattatactcttctaacgggggtaactcatgaactaatgccactgattctgaaataattgaagaatatctcttccaatcaatgtttctagataaatcatgctgaacattCATAGTTCCTGACGATTCAGAATAATTCGAAATAGAAACGGtaattggcaaatgatcacttccatgtggatcttggataaccttccaataacaatctaatgataaagaggaagaacaaagggatagatctaagcgacttgcgcggcctggtgatggagcaattcttgttatatcacctgtattcaaaattgtcaTGTTGAATTCATCGCATAGATCATAAATAGAATTAGCTCTGCGATCgtcaaaagactcaccccagCCAATTCCACGGtctaaacgaataatattgaaatcatggatgtttaacacattgtccgaacgaagccatgtttcagataaAGCAAACAcatcacaattaaaaaaatggagcatttgcttgaaagagtcaagttttggtagaagacttctacaattccactgtaaaatagtagatttctctgactcattcaataaattaggcatcgaaatcaatgaaggagaggaggggccactttgaaaccatttgcttagctaactgactgatagtagggagccaagcagaaatgagacatttcattgaatctgaaattccgaaaatatcaaagatccatccaacaatcgaagaaaaagaaatacCTCCTGTAAATGATTGGGGTTCAGGAGCCGATTGAGAAGCGAATCTGGAATGAcatgacaattcagggaaatgaacgtcatagttagaggatccccaaccaggagggttattgttggaaggagcagaaaaatgagaagaagcttCTGGTTGATTAGAGGATAACCCTCTTTTTTTAGCAGGTTTAGAGGAggaagtattttttctctttctagcTCTTCTCGCGATTATTGGATCGAAAGTAGTATCcgattcatcatcctctgataaaacagagaaacgattttctgaaacctcggatacctgaggtgaagctgccttgagaatatcagcaaaggatcgcttagaacgatccttaagtgattgctTAAGTTTAAAAGAACGGGATTTGTATTTAGGACATTCCTTAACTGTATGAGGAACATTTCCACAAAGAATgcatttatcagcatccttATTGCAAGTGCTTTCATCATGGTCGACTCCACAtttagaacatttaattttattgcaacagaaggttttagtgtgacctaactgtttgcaattagtgcatgtcataattttgggagtaaataatcgaactggaagacgaagcttatcaatgagcacataatttggaagagctGTGCCCTCAAAGGAGATTCTgaaagaaccagatgggaaatatttcttttcgttaccatccattaaaaatgaattcagggatcttacttccaaaattttcacatgaggaagttttacatcatgaaaaataccctctgcgttttcgaaatcttttagttggagagatttttccgaaaccacaccatcgatttcaacaatgtgtgccggAATATACACACGATATTCATCAGTGAATaaagaattattaacaatcGCATTAGCGTCTTTGCAatccgagagcacaacacgaagtttgtctTTATTCACTTTTGTAGTTTCCAAGACACTTGAGTACTTAGACTTCAAGTCTTTGCAAATTTGGGTCACCCTTAAaggtttccctttgggacggaagaataccacccaacgtGTTTTCGATGATCCCGaaacgttctggtattgtcgaATTCGAGAAAGATTCTTGGAAGGAACATTCTCAATGATTGAATGCTGAAGAGAATTAATTGGATTTTGAACCGAGGTGAGTGAAACAGGATCATTTGTTGGTTGTGTCGAATTTTTTGTTGGGTTGGGTGTCGAATTTGACAGTGATtggttcttctttttctttgaaggacgaacttcagaaaaacaatcatGAGGAGTATCTACGATGGACATATCAACATCGTTCCCCTCCATTTAGAAAAATTTATGAAACAAAACTGAGAGTAGAAAGAGCATAAAATGTCTAACACGTACAgaagataaaataattatatgtgtattaaaaaaaaattaaataaataaataaagaaacagataaatagaataaaacaaaacaaaaacttagctATTTAAATTTTCCAGTGGCAAGAGATCTTCAAAAATCCTGCTCCAAGGTTCAATACAGCTTCACACACCGAAAAGTACTTGAGAATGCAAAAATCGAATATCTTCTTCGAGGAATTTCACTCGCTGAACAAATGGGTCCAGTTACTGCACTATTTCTTCCggaaaaagttttcaaaacGCTGAAATGTCTTAGAGAAAGAAACAtcacaaagaaaatctgaaatattcgttatgatgaaaattatacgtcacctttattccacggcttgctgatgtatgAACGATTGTATTTGATAATATAAATAATGTTGattaattttcaataatattcatGTACAATAACATTCTTGGGAGGTTTAATAATAGCGAAAATTTATACTTACATGAAAAACGATATTCAAGTAGTTTCATTATAAACAATAAACATAATCATTGTACGATCTACGATCAAATACTTAAACAGTAGGGTATCAAAGACATGTGGTGAATGTTGAAAATGGTGAATGGTGAATAAAACATAAAATGGTATTTTTATCATTCTTATTTAATTCGCTTTCTTCGAAGTAGTTTCCATTAGAAGCAATATATGCAACTCAATTGTTCAACAAGTTCTCAAAATATGTTTATAAGCCGAAACCAGATTGGATATCATATCAATAGTTTTAGACCTACTCACACAATATTGATGTTCATACGATGCTCAAACGTGATCTCCATCGTAATCTTTGATTATACATCTAGAACTATGACTATGAATATAAGCCGAAAAAGCCGAGAAACTTGGTTTCGAATAACGATCATGATTGTGAGCACCCCACTCACATTCTCTTACAGCTTACGACTTCATGGAGTTTTCATGGTATTATTTCACACTTGCGAAATCCCGAATCCGAGATATGGTTACAGCATAAGGTTGTTGCTTTCTTAGAACTCACACGAGAGGCACTCCGCCATTTCAACTTTTTGTTCCGGAAATTATTCGACTACTGATAATGCGTATAATTTTTGATCTAAgataaaaagtaaataaacaaAACCTTGCAATAGATGACGATGTTAAAATGTGTTTAACTTTTTTGTTGAAGGCAAACTTATTTCAACATGATATCAACGCAAATGTTGTTGATGTCCTCAAGTAAGTTAATTTTTAGAACCACTTGTTTACTTGGTAGATTTTCAACAGTCATCGAAATGCCACGTAGCTCTCATTTATCGGAAAATTATTGCTTCTCGCGGAAAAGGTGTTAGCATTCGGGAAAATGCTCGAGAACTTATCCAATCACACAAAGCAGTTAGAGGttattcaaaattatataaaaaaatatggcaaaaataagaaaataggaAGAAAACCAAAGCTTCCAGTACGTGCCAAATGCAGCATTTTTGCAAATACTAGTAGTTAGATGGAAACTATTACCAAGACACTTGAATTTGATTTGATCGCTAAACTataaatcgatttttaattAACATCCCTGAAATTTTCCGCCAAAAGTCGAGGAATATTCTCCGATTGGTGACTCCCCAGAAATATGAACGTATCCAGTTTGTTAAACATAACataaacatggaaaaaattaaaattaaaaaaaattacggcTTCAAATACACCCTCATTTCAAAAAGCTCTCAGAAAGCCTCCTTGTAATGGAATCCTCTGccgacagaaaaaaatatagttcaTTCAGATGTGTGGGATAATCAATTTTAGGTAATATTACGATGAAGTAGGGATGTTCCCAGTCGAACCATATTCCATTGGAGGGAACCTACTAGGTGAAAAATttagtataatttttttttatcttttatctattttatcaatttgtatctatgccaaaccgatatagttgttctcgaatttccgagcaaagtttaattatttttttctatatcgCTGAATATAAGACccgtatgtttttattttttcgttaaggTGCCCATTTCTGtttcagggtggtccgaaaaataattgttttcccttttcaccaaaaaatgatttttctttcaaaaattcataactttggaaCTGCTGGACCAATTCaaatgatcaatatatcaaattaaagccaattaattGGAAAAAATGCAGAACGTGCACAAAGtttgaattcttttttttcattgattttttttataaatcgtttatttgcaCAGGCTCacttacataagtttaaaggagacACGAGGAGACGACTCGAGGCTAGTAGGGTGACAATTTTTTATCATGGAGAGGAAAGGACATAAGGAGGTTTGGACAATACAGGCGATTAAATACGGAGATCGATAGTTTCGAGGAAAAGATAGATTTAGGACATATAATCAAGGTGTTggctaaccgagccaacacatctcgcACTGGCATATTGGGTTGTTTCCCTAGGGCCCGAAgatagttttctaaattcgaccGAGCTACAGGATACATCTCGCATGCCCAAACAACATGTTCGATGTCGTGATCACTTTGATCACAagcgcagagattgttgctgacaagATTTATACGAAAtaacagcgcgtctaacgaacactGATTGGACAtgaggtgcgaataaagtcccgactcattTCCtttatcattgattgtatttgtttacctaaagcgttacatagaagtttcagaaaattcgaaaaaattgtcaaaatggcggccaattttgttaaaaattggtgagttattattttaaaatgcaacccatattctaacaattgatgaactgatttttttttcatgctacaatcatgatatccgtttctccttttatttttcagctactaatcagtgatacaatacaaacttatttcgcgaAAAGTCACATAACCGCGAAAATTTCGAAGTCTCCGAGAAAAAAACatcgtaaattccgaaatccgagtaaaaaaatccgcgtaaaacgcGACATCAGTGtatatcgccattttggatttgcatttgttataaataactgtgttgtactagtcaagccctttggaaaaacccatattgatgaggttttgagacaatatgtgatccgccattttgtaggaGTCGCCACCAATGTTGCCACATTCAAATCTGTACCAGTGGGGTTAAAAATTTCACTCATCTGtacttccaaaaatctgtaccatcgaaaatattaattgtagaaaaaaatcatatgctcatttatttactacaaatatcacatttacatttcattcgtcattcgtgtgtttgatgatgcttataaaTAGTTTTTCTGagtctagattgcatactatcatttattaaaagtttccagctgccgcaccaagcgatactgcggcgtataGGTAATCCTGTACCTTAATGtaactttgttcaaatgtaaaaaatttaTCCACGGAAAAAATCGGTACCAATCTGtaccttttgacgaaaatctgtactctgtaccgtacagaatctgtacctcgaataacgaaaaaatctgtacctttccagataaatcagtacgtgtggcaacactggtcgccaccttggattttaaagatcatgaaatacgcagttttataatgactgcagagataaagataAGTTACAAAATTCATATCAATCggtttaaatttctattaatgtgggacagtgctacagacaaacatgttacaaacatacaaacggcaatctaaataaaaccgtttaaaaaaatcgaactgTATGAGCCCAAAATGGTCTATATTCGAATCATATAAAATcgagtcagtatataatcgagatcGACTCTTATATCGTTCATCGGAAACGCGCTTCGCTTTTCGTTTGCTTGTTTATGATCAATGTCTTTTCATTCAAACGAATCGACGTTTTTAACGATTTCAAGTACGGGTTCGTCTATGCGGACAATTTCGTGAATAATATCATATCGTTGACCTATACTGGAAGCAATTCTaccaaacaaatgtttatttttaaacatGACAAACAAAAACACGGTGTACAAATCGTTCTTCCTGCTGAATAGCTTATGGTTTGCCGGTGTTTCCGATTTCAAACACGAACTACTTTCAAACATACAAGTTTACAGACGCCGCTTCAGTTGAAACATGTTTCGGAAACAGTACGATTATCGCTCGTTATAAAAGCGAAACTTGGTGCTGACTTCGTCAGTCCACATTTATATCTGCAACTAAAGATGAAGTTCATCTTACAAAGTGTTAGTTGCCTTCTTGTACTTCCGGCTTTCACCTTCGCCTTAACTGCCCATTGGTTAGAACCGAACACGGAATCGATTTATACCGTTCAGCAGGAGTGTGCTGACTATCTTCGGTTAACGGACGAAGCGGTCCAACAGCTGACCGGATTTGGCTACGCAGATACGCCCGGTGTGCGTGAGCTCACGCACTGCATTCTGGTCGCCCTCAATGCCTGGGGTGATGACAACTTGCCGAAGACACATGTgatcaaaaacttttttctgcCTGCCGAATCGGATAGTTGTTACGAAAATCGGACGCAGGAATGTTTAGACAAATCAGTGAAAAGTTTGTCGCCGCATGACATTCTAGGTCGTGCGTACCATTCGTTCCGGTGTTATTACTACCACTACGGTCATATCGTGGAGGAAGAACAATTCGTGCCATTTCGCGATTTCACCCTGCATCAATTTATAGCGGAATCCTTCGCCATAGAGAATATATCCAAGGACGAATTACAAAAGATTTCTGATGGTGATTTTTTCGACGTTAAAAAGTTCCCAAACATCGTTTTCACATATGCCGTTCGTGCCGGCTTTTACGACCCCGAAAGTGGTCCGATTATTGACCGGATTTACACTCAGTTCGGGCTTCCAGAAATCGTCAGCGAAAACACTCGCAACTGTGTCTGTGCAGTTCGGCAGCAGCACTTTGGGGAACCAACTCGAACGTACGAACTATTCAAACAGTGCTTCGCAAACATTCTGCCGACGCCGGATTTATTGCGAAGTGTGGCACAGGGACTGCTGGAATCGTCTCCTTCGGAAGCCACTTGCAACGTTTGTGGAGCAACCACTTCGGCACCCCATTATGGATACGGATCTTCAAGCGTTACTTGCAGCGTTTGCGATAAAAGTAATGAGATAATACACACTAAACTGCCGCCCCGTTACAATATAAAGTACTGAGGtggaaaagaaataaaatcatttcaatctgactatttttgtttgttatttttcgttactcaatttttgcaaaattcatacATCGTCATCTTTCAATCTCATCATCTTGTACTGGTTTTTTTAATGGCAATTCTTTCAGCGtttcgatttcttttttttttttgttatcgatGTCTGCAAAACATCTCTTTGCTTTATCTTTGGTAATAATCACATCACACAATTCACGAGAATCTATGTAGATCGAATACCATGGATTTGTGGATTTGGATAAGCTAGAAGACTCCTTAATTTATCCTTTTAATCAAGCGCTTCAACTCTTGGTAGTCTCTTCAAAACtattaaggtacaccggggcaagttgaaacgataacttgaaag from Toxorhynchites rutilus septentrionalis strain SRP chromosome 3, ASM2978413v1, whole genome shotgun sequence encodes:
- the LOC129780144 gene encoding general odorant-binding protein 45-like, producing the protein MKFILQSVSCLLVLPAFTFALTAHWLEPNTESIYTVQQECADYLRLTDEAVQQLTGFGYADTPGVRELTHCILVALNAWGDDNLPKTHVIKNFFLPAESDSCYENRTQECLDKSVKSLSPHDILGRAYHSFRCYYYHYGHIVEEEQFVPFRDFTLHQFIAESFAIENISKDELQKISDGDFFDVKKFPNIVFTYAVRAGFYDPESGPIIDRIYTQFGLPEIVSENTRNCVCAVRQQHFGEPTRTYELFKQCFANILPTPDLLRSVAQGLLESSPSEATCNVCGATTSAPHYGYGSSSVTCSVCDKSNEIIHTKLPPRYNIKY